In Rutidosis leptorrhynchoides isolate AG116_Rl617_1_P2 chromosome 2, CSIRO_AGI_Rlap_v1, whole genome shotgun sequence, one genomic interval encodes:
- the LOC139891877 gene encoding basic leucine zipper 43-like → MQATEITTDFHYLFSANPNPDTTILPMNLNNSPAIQFDVNTLANPFYHLNMNPHVQDFNLQSMYFGSNSTSDEADEQQMSLINERKHRRMISNRESARRSRMRKQKHLDELRSQVTWLRNENHQLIDKLNNFLETHDCAVRENAQLKEEVSGLRQMVADMQLNETYPNLSDLDDINCDDAYLRTESSNQSVSSSSIHDFH, encoded by the coding sequence ATGCAAGCCACTGAGATAACAACAGACTTCCACTACTTATTTTCTGCAAACCCAAATCCTGACACAACAATTTTACCCATGAACTTAAACAACTCACCCGCCATCCAGTTCGACGTTAACACACTCGCGAACCCGTTTTACCACCTAAATATGAACCCACATGTTCAAGACTTTAATCTCCAATCTATGTATTTTGGAAGCAACTCGACTTCGGATGAAGCAGATGAGCAACAAATGAGTCTCATCAATGAAAGAAAACATAGGAGAATGATATCTAATAGAGAATCAGCACGAAGATCACGTATGCGTAAACAAAAACATCTAGATGAACTTCGGTCGCAAGTTACGTGGCTTCGTAACGAAAACCATCAACTTATTGATAAATTGAATAACTTTTTAGAAACTCATGATTGTGCCGTTCGAGAGAACGCTCAGCTTAAAGAGGAAGTTTCTGGATTACGACAAATGGTCGCTGATATGCAACTTAATGAGACGTACCCGAATTTAAGTGATCTTGATGATATCAATTGTGACGATGCGTATCTAAGAACCGAATCTTCTAACCAGTCTGTTTCGAGCTCCTCGATTCATGACTTTCATTGA